The Deltaproteobacteria bacterium genome has a window encoding:
- a CDS encoding ATP-binding protein → MILSRNRYILPAIRDDLKHKMVFVGGPRQIGKTTMALHLLGANSNKLPNTYLNWDIAAHRQAILRNELPQGKILVFDEIHKFARWRSLMKGFYDQYSSTRSALVTGSARLDHYRKGGDSLIGRYHYYRLHPYSLRELSTKPTATDLEQLLVFGGFPEPLASNSQRSWRRWQRERMARVVYDDLRDLEKVAELSFIELLIEALPTRIGSPLSLQAIREELQVSHDSIRRWLQILENLYVCFRIAPFGAPRIRAVKKEQKLYFWDWSQAPSGGPRFENFIAAQLLKYCHYIEDSEGYSMELRFLRDTDGREVDFVVVQDKAPLFAVECKTGERGVSKAARYFRERTKIPRFYQVHLGKRDFGDEYSDVRVIPVWRWINELKLP, encoded by the coding sequence ATGATTTTATCGCGTAATCGCTATATATTGCCAGCAATTCGTGATGATCTTAAACACAAAATGGTGTTTGTTGGCGGCCCTCGTCAAATAGGCAAAACTACTATGGCATTGCATCTTTTAGGAGCCAATAGCAATAAATTACCCAATACATATTTAAATTGGGATATAGCTGCACATCGTCAAGCTATTTTACGTAATGAATTACCTCAGGGTAAAATATTAGTTTTTGATGAGATCCATAAATTTGCTCGTTGGCGCAGTTTAATGAAAGGATTTTACGATCAATATAGTTCAACCCGTAGTGCTCTAGTTACTGGCTCAGCTCGTCTTGATCATTACCGCAAGGGCGGTGATTCGCTAATAGGGAGATATCATTATTACAGGTTACATCCATATTCGTTGCGTGAATTGTCAACAAAGCCAACAGCAACTGATTTAGAACAATTGTTAGTTTTCGGTGGGTTTCCTGAGCCGCTAGCGTCAAACTCGCAAAGATCATGGCGACGCTGGCAGCGCGAGCGTATGGCGCGCGTGGTTTATGACGACTTACGTGATCTTGAAAAGGTAGCAGAGTTAAGCTTTATTGAGCTGCTAATAGAGGCATTACCAACACGTATTGGTTCACCACTTTCTCTACAAGCTATAAGAGAAGAGCTGCAAGTATCACATGATTCTATTAGGCGTTGGCTACAAATTCTTGAAAATTTATATGTTTGCTTTCGTATTGCACCTTTTGGAGCGCCACGTATTCGTGCGGTTAAAAAAGAACAAAAACTTTATTTTTGGGATTGGAGTCAGGCGCCAAGTGGGGGGCCACGTTTTGAAAATTTTATTGCCGCGCAATTATTAAAATATTGTCATTATATAGAAGATAGTGAAGGTTATTCTATGGAGTTACGCTTTTTACGTGATACCGACGGGCGCGAAGTGGATTTTGTGGTGGTACAAGACAAAGCGCCACTTTTTGCAGTAGAATGTAAAACCGGCGAGCGTGGGGTATCAAAAGCAGCTCGTTATTTTCGTGAGCGTACGAAAATACCTCGTTTTTACCAGGTGCATTTAGGCAAGCGTGATTTTGGTGACGAGTATAGTGATGTTAGGGTTATACCAGTATGGCGTTGGATTAATGAGTTAAAACTACCGTAA
- a CDS encoding NifB/NifX family molybdenum-iron cluster-binding protein has protein sequence MNKRRITKVAVSIWDGRISPVFDVCRKVAIYDIENQNIIAHTNVSIVPNNTYLKIQKLIALGVDTIICGAISEALYQQLYDHGIIIYGFIAGDINQVINAFLNNTLNTPSLSMPGCCQNRYRMRAFLNRRGGNKTRCQNRIQRRGKN, from the coding sequence ATGAATAAAAGGCGCATCACCAAAGTTGCAGTAAGCATATGGGATGGACGTATTTCTCCGGTATTTGACGTATGTCGTAAAGTTGCAATTTATGACATTGAAAATCAAAATATAATCGCACATACAAACGTCTCCATTGTTCCTAACAATACGTATCTAAAAATTCAAAAACTCATAGCTTTAGGTGTAGACACTATAATTTGTGGCGCTATTTCAGAAGCACTCTACCAACAACTTTATGATCATGGCATTATAATCTATGGATTTATCGCAGGTGATATCAATCAAGTTATCAATGCTTTTTTAAACAATACCCTAAACACTCCATCACTCTCAATGCCAGGCTGTTGTCAAAATCGTTATCGCATGCGCGCTTTTCTTAATCGTCGTGGTGGTAACAAAACCAGATGTCAAAATCGCATTCAACGCCGAGGGAAAAATTAA
- a CDS encoding NifB/NifX family molybdenum-iron cluster-binding protein has protein sequence MKIAVTATAPTLDATIDPRFGRCSYFIIIETNDMSFEAIENTSVSSSGGAGIQAAQTIAIKGAKLLITGNIGPNAYKTLNAANIDVIASCNGIVSEAIANYQAGVLKATTSANVESHAGING, from the coding sequence ATGAAAATTGCTGTTACTGCCACTGCGCCGACCTTAGATGCAACTATAGACCCACGATTTGGTCGCTGCTCATATTTTATAATTATTGAGACAAATGATATGAGTTTTGAGGCTATTGAAAATACTAGCGTTTCTTCTTCTGGCGGTGCTGGAATTCAAGCCGCACAAACAATAGCTATAAAAGGAGCTAAGTTATTAATTACCGGCAATATTGGACCCAACGCATATAAAACATTAAATGCCGCTAACATTGACGTAATTGCAAGTTGTAATGGTATCGTGTCTGAAGCAATTGCAAATTATCAAGCCGGTGTTCTTAAAGCTACAACTTCAGCTAATGTTGAAAGTCATGCTGGAATTAATGGTTGA
- a CDS encoding DUF5320 domain-containing protein, translating into MPGRDQTGPMGQGAMTGRRMGNCLSNNDVADTMTNQFADFGRWQGRRGWGRGNGRGYNIGYRRRWWQGYGYGFAWQMKANWHPSFANAQKSTIPLQSETTNSQELKQLAFKLEQNLNSIFTRIDNIEKNFNVINNTKAEEK; encoded by the coding sequence ATGCCAGGAAGAGATCAAACGGGACCTATGGGACAAGGCGCTATGACCGGTCGTCGTATGGGAAACTGCCTAAGCAACAATGACGTTGCTGATACCATGACCAATCAATTTGCCGACTTTGGTCGTTGGCAAGGTAGAAGAGGATGGGGACGAGGAAATGGTCGCGGTTATAATATAGGTTATCGCCGAAGATGGTGGCAAGGTTATGGCTATGGATTTGCTTGGCAAATGAAGGCAAACTGGCATCCTAGTTTTGCTAATGCTCAAAAATCTACAATACCATTGCAAAGTGAAACCACAAATAGTCAAGAGCTTAAGCAGTTAGCTTTTAAACTTGAGCAAAATCTAAATTCTATCTTCACTAGAATTGACAATATTGAAAAAAATTTCAATGTTATCAATAACACCAAAGCCGAGGAAAAATAA